In Candida dubliniensis CD36 chromosome 6, complete sequence, the following are encoded in one genomic region:
- a CDS encoding iron transport multicopper oxidase precursor, putative (Similar to C. albicans FET3;~Similar to S. cerevisiae FET3;~In C. albicans: multicopper oxidase; required for growth under low-iron conditions;~In S. cerevisiae: ferro-O2-oxidoreductase required for high-affinity iron uptake and involved in mediating resistance to copper ion toxicity, belongs to class of integral membrane multicopper oxidases), translating into MQFIVSSFILFISFLSSFVSAETHTWYFKTGWVDANPDGGFPRKMIGFNDSWPLPTLRAKKGDRIQLYLINGFDDLNTTLHFHGLFQHGTNQMDGPEMVTQCPIPPGETFLYNFTIDDQVGTYWYHSHTSGQYGDGMRGVFIIEDDDFPYDYDEEVVLTLSEHYHDYSKDLMPGFLSRFNPTGAEPIPSNLLFNETRNNTWKVEPGKTYLLRIANIGRFVTQYLWMEDHEFTVVEVDGVYVEKNTTDMLYITIAQRYSVLITTKNSTDKNYAFMNHVDITMLDTVPADLQVNGTNYIVYNESAPLPDAYIVDSIDDYLDDFYLKPLNKEKLLDDADYTITVDVQMNNLGNGVNYAFFNNITYTTPKVPTLLSVLSAGDAVTNELVYGTNTNSFVLQGGDVVDIVLNNLDSGTHPFHLHGHVFQLIERHKEIPDTEDPVGYNATDHADWPEYPMSRDTVYVRPQSYIVMRFKADNPGVWFFHCHIEWHLDQGLAIVLIEDPEAIQKNSSQQITDNHKQICEKVGVSWEGNAAANTNDFLNLKGENIQVKRLPTGFTARGIVALVFSCIAAFLGLASIAYYGMNDIKDVEERVARDLDVNLEGENDEDEDEDEEEAEIVNEGSSSSGSNSKQH; encoded by the coding sequence aTGCAATTTATTGTTTCGTCATTTATACTTTTTATCTCATTTTTACTGTCATTTGTATCTGCTGAAACTCACACATGGTATTTCAAAACTGGTTGGGTAGATGCAAATCCAGATGGGGGTTTTCCTCGTAAAATGATCGGGTTTAATGATTCTTGGCCCTTGCCCACATTAAGAGCCAAAAAGGGTGACAGAATTCAGTTGTATTTGATCAATGGctttgatgatttgaataCTACTTTACATTTCCACGGTTTATTTCAACACGGTACAAACCAAATGGATGGTCCAGAAATGGTTACTCAATGTCCAATTCCACCAGGTGAAACTTTCCTATACAATTTCACCATTGACGACCAAGTTGGCACTTATTGGTATCATAGTCACACTTCAGGTCAGTATGGTGATGGTATGAGAGGTgtctttattattgaagatgatgatttcCCATATGACTATGACGAAGAAGTAGTTTTAACATTAAGTGAACATTATCATGACTATTCTAAGGATTTAATGCCAGGATTTTTGAGTAGATTTAATCCAACCGGAGCTGAACCAATCCCGCTGAATCTTTTGTTCAATGAGACGAGAAACAATACCTGGAAAGTTGAACCTGGAAAGACGTACTTATTGAGAATTGCCAATATTGGAAGATTTGTCACACAATATTTGTGGATGGAAGACCACGAGTTCACAGTTGTTGAAGTGGATGGTGTTTATGTCGAGAAAAATACAACCGATATGTTGTATATCACTATCGCCCAAAGATATAGTGTCTTAATCACAACAAAGAATTCAACAGATAAGAATTATGCTTTCATGAATCATGTTGATATTACTATGTTAGATACTGTTCCTGCTGATTTGCAAGTCAATGGAACCAATTACATTGTGTACAATGAGAGTGCTCCATTACCTGATGCTTATATTGTCGACTCCATTGATGACTATTTAGACGATTTCTACTTGAAACCCttaaataaagaaaaactaTTAGATGATGCAGACTATACTATCACAGTTGATGTTCAAATGAACAATTTAGGTAATGGAGTTAATTATGCTTTTTTTAATAACATCACTTACACAACACCAAAAGTTCCAACTTTGTTGAGTGTTTTGAGTGCTGGTGATGCTGTGACTAATGAATTGGTTTATGGTACTAACACCAACAGTTTTGTTTTACAAGGTGGTGAcgttgttgatattgtcTTGAACAATTTGGATTCTGGTACACACCCGTTCCATTTGCACGGGCACGTATtccaattaattgaaagaCATAAAGAAATTCCTGATACAGAAGATCCAGTTGGTTATAATGCTACCGACCATGCCGACTGGCCCGAATACCCGATGAGTAGAGATACTGTTTACGTTAGACCTCAATCCTACATTGTCATGAGATTCAAAGCCGACAACCCAGGGGTTTGGTTCTTCCACTGTCATATTGAATGGCATTTGGATCAAGGTTTGGCCATTGTGTTAATTGAAGATCCAGAGGctattcaaaaaaattcaagtCAACAAATAACTGATAATCACAAGCAGATTTGTGAAAAGGTTGGAGTATCATGGGAAGGTAACGCTGCAGCTAATACAAATGATTTCTTGAACTTAAAAGGTGAAAATATTCAAGTAAAGAGATTACCAACTGGTTTCACTGCAAGAGGTATTGTCGCTTTAGTTTTTTCATGTATTGCAGCATTCTTAGGGTTGGCTTCCATTGCTTACTATGGTATGAATGACATTAAAGATGTGGAAGAAAGAGTCGCAAGAGATTTGGATGTGAACTTGGAGGGAGAAAACGACGAAGACGAAGACgaagacgaagaagaagcagaAATTGTGAATGAAGgttcttcatcttcaggCAGCAACTCAAAACAACATTAA
- a CDS encoding iron transport multicopper oxidase precursor, putative (Similar to C. albicans FET3;~Similar to S. cerevisiae FET3;~In C. albicans: multicopper oxidase; required for growth under low-iron conditions;~In S. cerevisiae: ferro-O2-oxidoreductase required for high-affinity iron uptake and involved in mediating resistance to copper ion toxicity, belongs to class of integral membrane multicopper oxidases) — protein MRSLSVFSLVFLFFSTLISAETHTWYFQTGWVNANPDGVLERPMIGFNGSWPLPTLRVKKGDTVNLYLINGFDDRNTSLHFHGLFQHGTNQMDGPEMVTQCPIPPGETFLYNFTVDDQVGSYWYHSHTSGQYGDGMRGVFIIDDDDFPYDYDEEVILTLGEHYHDFSDDLHKDFMSRFNPTGAEPIPSNILFNETRNNTWKVEPGKTYFVRIINIGRFVSQYVWMEDHEFTIVEVDGIYVEKNTTDLIYITVAQRYGVLITTKNSTDKNYAFMNRVDIDMLDVIPSDLELNGTNYIEYNSDADKPEPYLLDSIDDYFDDFYLKPLSKEKLLDDADYTITLEVQMDNLGNGVNYAFFNNITYTTPKVPTLLSVLSAGDAASNELVYGTNTNSFVLQGGDVVDIVLNNLDTGKHPFHLHGHVFQLIERHEEIPDTEDPVAYNSTDHADWPEYPMLRDTVYVRPQSYIVMRFKADNPGVWFFHCHIEWHLDQGLAIQLIEDPQNIQKNSSQQITDNHKQICEKVGISWEGNAAANTKDYLDLKGENVQHKRLPTGFTARGIVALVFSCIAGVLGLATIAYYGMNDIKDVEERVARDLDVDLDEEEDEIVNDGSSSSVSNSKR, from the coding sequence ATGAGAAGCTTAtcagttttttctttagtcttcctttttttctCAACATTAATTTCTGCTGAAACCCATACATGGTACTTCCAAACTGGTTGGGTGAACGCTAACCCAGATGGTGTCCTTGAAAGACCAATGATTGGTTTCAATGGTAGTTGGCCTTTACCTACTTTAAGAGTGAAGAAAGGTGACACTGTTAATTTATACTTGATCAATGGTTTCGATGACAGAAATACTTCCTTGCATTTCCATGGCTTATTCCAACACGGTACCAATCAAATGGATGGTCCAGAAATGGTTACCCAATGTCCAATTCCACCAGGTGAAACTTTCTTATATAATTTTACTGTTGATGATCAAGTTGGTTCTTACTGGTACCACAGTCATACATCCGGTCAATATGGTGATGGTATGAGAGGTGTTTTCATTATCGACGATGACGATTTCCCATATGATTACGATGAAGAAGTTATTTTGACTTTGGGTGAACATTACCACGACTTCTCAGATGATTTACATAAAGATTTCATGAGCAGATTCAACCCAACTGGTGCTGAACCAATTCCACTGAACATTTTATTCAATGAAACCAGAAATAACACTTGGAAAGTTGAACCAGGTAAAACTTATTTTGTTAGAATCATTAACATTGGTAGATTCGTATCTCAATATGTTTGGATGGAAGACCACGAGTTTACTATCGTTGAAGTCGATGGTATTTACGTTGAAAAAAACACTActgatttgatttatatcaCCGTTGCTCAAAGATATGGGGTTTTGATTACTACCAAAAACTCTACTGATAAAAACTATGCATTCATGAACAgagttgatattgatatgtTGGATGTTATTCCTTCTGACTTGGAATTAAATGGTACCAATTACATTGAATATAACTCCGATGCCGACAAACCAGAACCATACCTTTTGGATTctattgatgattattttgatgatttctACTTGAAACCTTTGAGTAAAGAAAAGTTATTAGACGATGCTGATTATACTATCACCCTCGAAGTTCAAATGGATAATTTAGGCAACGGTGTCAATTATGcctttttcaacaatattacTTACACAACACCAAAAGTTCCAACTTTGTTGAGTGTTTTGAGTGCTGGTGATGCTGCCTCCAATGAATTGGTTTATGGTACTAATACCAACAGTTTTGTTTTACAAGGTGGTGACGTTGTTGATATCGTCTTGAACAATTTGGATACTGGTAAGCATCCATTCCATTTGCACGGACATGTATtccaattaattgaaagaCATGAAGAAATTCCTGATACAGAAGATCCAGTCGCCTATAACTCCACTGACCATGCCGATTGGCCAGAATATCCAATGTTGAGAGACACTGTTTACGTTAGACCTCAATCCTACATTGTCATGAGATTCAAAGCTGACAACCCAGGGGTTTGGTTCTTCCATTGTCACATTGAATGGCATTTGGATCAAGGTTTGGccattcaattgattgaagacCCACAAAACATTCAAAAGAACTCCAGTCAACAAATCACTGATAACCACAAGCAAATTTGTGAAAAAGTTGGTATTTCTTGGGAAGGTAATGCTGCTGCTAATACTAAAGACTACTTGGATTTAAAAGGTGAAAATGTCCAACACAAGAGATTGCCTACCGGTTTCACTGCTAGAGGTATTGTTGCCTTGGTTTTCTCATGTATTGCTGGTGTATTAGGTTTAGCCACTATTGCCTACTATGGTATGAATGATATTAAAGATGTGGAAGAAAGAGTTGCTAGAGATTTGGACGTCGACTTggatgaagaagaggaCGAAATCGTCAACGATGGTTCGTCATCCTCTGTTAGCAATTCCAAACGTTAG